Proteins found in one Oncorhynchus keta strain PuntledgeMale-10-30-2019 chromosome 2, Oket_V2, whole genome shotgun sequence genomic segment:
- the LOC118374451 gene encoding histone-lysine N-methyltransferase PRDM9: MSEEVIIVEWAETGASEEGCQAQLITDNASAVLPDSLVQNILVNTVVQGQEEDHELLDDNSNDFYCEECHSSYKDQCDIQGSLSFMLDSPTPVGLPQRALLTLPHGLVVGRSSIPGAGLGVLNQGAIVAPGMHFGPCEGEVTTRDRAVTSDYSWEVWNSKGESEYIDSARDTHSNWMRYVNCARNVEEGNLIALQYRGIVFFHCCRSILPGDELLFWPGGQFIDRFQDPSDQIWLRKITPSEVNTDLSSQVFLCCQCQLSFTTETYIQRHKEQLHPLDLSPASALSELENHLSKSNMNSDPMSSSVRKLSYRCPQRPKSFKKKGHVQRTMRAVHSNVRPYCCPLCRKCFAQGYDLASHQLQVHGRKKKTGVVEVRGKEVRGESSLPPPDSAWEPEPPSNDQPTETQTGRASSQRLRNLRVKSTRNSKAKTKANTTKQGETSTKKRFHSDPNPDALDMEEERIEAVGEAQYSCSDCQRTFGNPESLKAHQCIRVVVGPPLYSCSTCRVTFKRYTTLKKHKVNKHPKENMLYCCTHCGRFFSQAAGLQHHLDAEVCKDIQLSSKAVPCSYCQFSFTEERYLRKHVKRHHPDEHVSRATGLGSGLIQSEQKAGEVHLCLQCGQSYEHVQSFKAHRCFQSDAAKLHLCNDCGKSFSCFYSLKQHQRIHTGEKPYRCSYCEKCFSHSGHLNVHVRIHTGEKSFLCTECGESFRQSGDLKRHERKHTGVKPCTCPECGKSFSRPQSLKAHLMLHNGERQYKCDQCGKSFSRNYHLTRHHEKTHS, encoded by the exons ATGTCTGAAGAAGTGATCATCGTGGAGTGGGCAGAGACTGGTGCATCAGAAGAGGGATGTCAAGCCCAACTCATTACAGACAACGCCTCTGCAG TGTTGCCCGACAGCCTGGTCCAGAATATATTGGTGAACACTGTGGTACAAGGCCAAGAGGAGGATCATGAACTACTAGATGACAACAGCAATGACTTCT aTTGTGAGGAGTGTCATTCCTCCTACAAAGACCAGTGTGATATCCAAGGTAGTCTGTCCTTCATGCTGGACTCTCCCACTCCAGTGGGCTTACCCCAGAGGGCCCTCCTCACCCTACCCCACGGGCTGGTGGTGGGCAGGTCCAGTATCCCTGGGGCAGGCCTGGGGGTTCTAAACCAAGGAGCAATTGTGGCCCCAGGAATGCACTTTGGCCCCTGTGAGGGGGAGGTGACTACCAGGGACAGAGCAGTAACAAGTGACTACTCCTGGGAG GTTTGGAACAGTAAGGGTGAATCTGAGTACATTGATTCTGCAAGAGACACTCATTCCAACTGGATGAG gtATGTTAACTGTGCTCGTAATGTAGAGGAGGGTAATCTCATAGCACTCCAGTACAGGGGGATTGTTTTCTTCCACTGCTGCCGCTCAATCCTCCCAGGAGATGAGCTCCTGTTTTGGCCTGGGGGGCAATTCATCGACAGGTTTCAGGACCCCTCTGACCAAATCTGGCTGCGAAAGATCACCCCTTCAG AGGTTAATACAGATTTATCGTCTCAGGTTTTCCTCTGCTGTCAGTGCCAGCTTTCTTTCACCACTGAGACCTACATCCAAAGACATAAAGAGCAATTACACCCTCTGGACCTATCACCTGCATCTGCACTGAGTGAGCTTGAAAATCACCTTTCTAAAAGTAACATGAACTCAGACCCTATGTCGTCCTCTGTCCGTAAGTTGAGCTACCGGTGCCCTCAGCGTCCTAAGAGCTTTAAGAAGAAGGGCCACGTCCAGAGAACCATGCGAGCTGTCCACTCCAACGTCAGACCCTACTGCTGCCCCCTGTGCAGGAAGTGTTTCGCTCAGGGGTACGACCTGGCAAGTCACCAGCTACAAGTTCACGGAAGGAAGAAAAAGACTGGAGTGGTAGAGGTCAGAGGTAAGGAGGTCAGAGGTGAGAGTTCGCTCCCGCCTCCTGACAGCGCCTGGGAACCCGAGCCTCCGTCCAATGATCAACCTACAGAGACCCAGACAGGGAGAGCTTCCTCACAGAGACTGAGGAATCTCAGGGTAAAGTCCACCAGGAACTCTAAAGCCAAAACTAAGGCAAACACAACAAAACAAGGAGAAACCAGTACCAAGAAGAGGTTCCATTCAGATCCCAATCCAGATGCTCtggacatggaggaggagaggatagaggctGTAGGAGAGGCAcagtacagctgcagtgattgtCAGAGAACCTTCGGCAACCCAGAGTCCCTTAAAGCCCATCAGTGCATCCGGGTCGTGGTGGGGCCCCCGCTGTACTCTTGTTCTACATGCAGGGTTACCTTCAAACGGTACACCACCCTGAAGAAGCACAAGGTCAACAAGCACCCGAAGGAAAATATGCTTTATTGCTGCACCCACTGTGGAAGGTTCTTCAGTCAGGCTGCCGGTCTACAGCACCACCTGGATGCAGAAGTATGTAAGGACATACAGCTGAGCTCTAAAGCTGTTCCTTGCTCCTACTGCCAGTTCTCCTTCACCGAGGAGAGGTACCTCCGAAAGCACGTTAAGAGACACCACCCTGATGAGCATGTCTCTCGGGCCACAGGCCTGGGCTCAGGGCTAATTCAGTCGGAGCAGAAGGCAGGAGAAGTCCACCTGTGCTTGCAGTGTGGACAGAGCTACGAGCACGTTCAAAGCTTCAAAGCTCACCGGTGTTTCCAGTCAGACGCAGCCAAACTGCACTTGTGCAATGACTGTGGGAAAAGTTTCTCTTGTTTCTACAGCCTTAAGCAGCATCAGCGGATTCACACGGGAGAGAAGCCATACCGCTGCTCTTACTGTGAGAAGTGTTTTAGCCACTCTGGACATCTGAATGTGCACGTGAggatacacacaggggagaaatctTTCCTGTGTACTGAGTGTGGAGAGAGTTTCCGTCAGTCTGGGGATCTGAAGCGCCATGAGAGAAAACACACTGGGGTGAAACCATGTACCTGCCCTGAATGTGGGAAAAGCTTCAGTCGACCTCAGAGTCTGAAAGCTCACCTGATGCTGCACAACGGAGAGAGACAGTACAAGTGTGATCAGTGTGGGAAAAGCTTTTCACGAAATTATCACCTGACGAGACACCATGAAAAGACACACTCATAA